From the genome of Candidatus Peregrinibacteria bacterium:
AACATCTATCTTCATATTTAGCAAATTAAGTATGTAAAAAACGTATCATTCTTTACAATACTCCTTTTTATAAAAAGTTACATTCTGTGTTCGTCGAGAAATTCGCTACCGATTTTTTCTTCACCATCTTCCTTTATCGGTACTTGTACGGTTTCGTTTGGATGAATTTTATCGAATTCTCCGAAATTACTTTCCATAAGTTGTGATCTCTCTGCCTCAACTTTTTCAACGTCAGGTTGATATACTGTGCGAATAGGGAAAGGAATGCTGATTCCCACTTTGTCGAAATTCATTTTGAGTACTCGAGCGACTTCGGAGCGAGTGTGTCTCCAGTTTGACCTGGAATCAACCCAGAACCAAAGTCGTAGATTGATAGAACTATTTGAAAATTCATCTACTAGAACTGAGGGAGTCGGTTCTTTTAAAACTCCTTCTATCTGCAACATACTTGCAAAACAAACTTGGCAAGCTTTTGCCAGAGGCGTTGAATACTCAACACCTACGATTATTTCTAAACGTCTAAAAGGATTTGATGTGAAACTTACAACTTTTTTAGAAAACAGGTCCGCATTTGGAATAATAATACGTGTCCCATCAAGGGCTTGTAGCACCGTTGCACGTGATTGGATTTCAACTATTTTTCCGATAGTACCTTCTATCTCAATATAATCTCCAATTGTAAAATGTCGTGAGAGTAATACGAGCACTCCGGCGATAAAGTTTGTAATAATTCCTTGTAGTGCAAAACCAAGTCCGAAACCAACTGCGGCAACTAGTGCCGTTAAGTCGAATCCGGCAATTTTCATACCAATCATGATACCGAGTGTTAGAACAGAAACATAGGTAGTACGTCCTACAAGTACGAGAACATCTTGGTGGTCGTCATCGAGTTTTGCTGCAACTTTGTTTGTTACTAAGTTTTTTACAAGCTTCGCAACTATGATAGAAAAAACCATAACAATGATTCCAGCCACCCAAAACGGAGCTCTATCAACGAGAGTTGTGACAAATTCCTGCAAACCTGAAGTAGTTTCATTTGCAGTAGTCCTGGCAGATGCGGCTTGTGCGAATGCAGTCGGGATAAAATATGTGAAAAGTGCTTCTAACATAATCAATAAATTTATTTTAATTTGTAATTATCCACAGTATCCAAATGATGAAACGGGGTCAGTTAAACATTCAAGACCAATATCGCTACATTTGACATCATCTCTTTCAGCATGCCATCCGATTGTACCTTGATATCCTGCTCCATAAAAGCAGTAATACTCACGGAGAGTTGTTCCGGCGCACCGGTCCTCCCAAACTTGCGAACTTGGATTTCCTCCTTTTTGGCCGATAGTTTTACCTGGGATTGTTGGTTGAGAAATAGTTTGGATTGGAGTAAAGAATGTAGATCCAGGAGTGTCAGTGTCTACGCATGGCTGTGGGGCTTCTTGAATAGTTGCATTCTTGCCTTTAAATTTAAGCCTACCTAGAAACTCATTACCCGATTGTACGCTGGAGCTTACAAACACAGAGACTATGAGCATAGCTGTAAGTCCACCTGCAAGATATTTTGAATATTTCATATAATTTGGTTATGAATAAATCTAACTATTATACAACAGATTCTCTGCGGGGTAAATACTTTATCTTGGGACGCAGGTTCAAAATAAAACCGACCACTTAAGCTAAGATGTATATGGTTAAATCACTTTTATGGAAAAAATATTCGGAATATTGGCGTACCCGGCTTGGCATTCTTTTGCAGTAGTCCTGGCAAATGCGGCTTGTGCGAATGCAGTCGGGATAAAATATGTGAGGAATTGTTGAAACATAGTTTATTTAGTTTGTATTGTAGCACAATTTAAAGAATTTGGATCACATGGATTAAGAGGGTCACTTACAAAATATTCTGCTACTAGAGCACCTCCAGTTTCATCTCCATCCCAGACACCATCCCCATCAGTATCAGGGTTGAGCGGATCTGTACCTAGGTAATTTTCTGTTAGGCCAACGAGCCCATCACGGTCATAATCCATAGGTGTAGTAGGAATACAGCCACTACAGTCATAGTGAAGTGGGTCAAACCGCCCCCCTTTGACTTCATCGCCATCATTCACCCCATCCCCATCAGTATCTGGGTTAAATGGATCTGTTCCAATATAGTCCTCTTGTTCATTTGTAAGACCGTCTCTATCAGAATCCATTTCTCCAAAATTGCGAGTATCTTTTTGAAGTTGAAATTCTTCACGTTGAACATGGGTAGCTTCTGTTTTTGAAGGGCCGTTTGAACGTCTTTCGAGATGAAGCCTACCTAGAAACCCATCACCCGATTGTACGCTGAAGCTTACAAACACAGAGACTATGAGCATAGCTGTAAGTCCACCTGCAAGATATTTTGAATATTTCATATAATTTGGTTATGAATAAATCTAACTATTATACAACAGATTCTCTGCGGGGTCAATGCTTTATCTTGGGAAAATACTAAAATTAAGGTAAAAGCCATATGGTTAAATCACTTTTATGGAAAAAATATTCGGAATATTGGCGTACCCGGCTTGGCATTCTTTGTCTCCAGTCATGCATTTGGAGGGGTTTAAAGAGTTAGAATTGCCATATGGATTTGACACATTTGATGTAAAACCGGAAGAACTTCGTGATTTTATGGGTGCTTTGAAGCGCAGAGAGTCGGTGGAGCTCTCTTCCAGAGAGTTTGATTTAAGCAAAGTTGAGGGTTTTTCGGTATCCATGCCACATAAAGAAATGATTATTCCGCTTTTGGATGGATTGGATGATGCGGGCCACGCAGTTGGCGCGGTATCTTGCGTGTATATGCAAGATGGTAAGTTTATCGGTACAAATTTAGATTACATGGGTGTAAAAGGCAGTTTGCAAGCTTCAGATTATGCTAGCAAACAAGGTTTATCCGGGAAAAAAGTGATTGTGATTGGGGCGGGGGGAGCCGCTAAAGCGGCGGTCTATGGACTACTTCAGCTCAATATGATTCCTGTTTTGTTCAATCGTACAGTTGATAAAGCGCTCGAAATAGCAGATCAATTTTCCATGCAAAGCGTGAAACTTGCTTTGCAGAATAAGGAGCGTAGCAACAATATTAAAATAGATTCTTATTCCATAAAAGAATTAGAAAATGGTTTTGAAGACGTGGAAATTATAATTAATTGCACCTCATTGGGTCTGGAGGGAGATGAGAAAATAGTACCTGATAGTGTTTTTTCACATATCAAACTTTCACTGGACGCCGTTTATAGTCATGAGCCTACGATTTTTCAAGCACAGTCAGTCGCAGCAGGTGCAGAAAATCTCACTGGCCTTGAATGGCTACTTCACCAAGGATACGAAGCATTTAAAATATGGACAGGCAAAGATGCACCGCAGGATGCTATGCGAGCTGCGGTGAGCAACTAAAAAGATGTCAGTTTTAAACAAATTTAATGAATTTTGGTTATGTGAAAGTGTGCACGTGCACAGATTTTGTACGTTATCTTGTACAAAAACTCTTCCCGGAAGGAGGGATTGTACAATAATCCGTACAATTTGGTTTTTATGCGCTTGCTAAAAAAAAACACTCCCAGACACACTTCTCTTATAAAATCGCCTCTCAAATACGTACTTCATGGATTATTCTTAAAAATGACGTCTGAAGTACGGCGTTCAAGACGTGTGCGCGCGCACAGCCTTTGAAGTACGGCGTTCAGCTGTCAAAATTCGCGCACAGCATTGCCCAATTTGTTTAAAGGGCTAGTTTAAAATTGTTAAGGTTGCAGCAATTCGGGTCACATTAAAATATTATGGCAGCATCAACAGAAACTGGAGAAGTATCAAGATTTGAAGACGTACCAGAAGGAGCTTACTTAGACTCTTTATTAGGAGGAAAAGCGGAGTTGTCAGGAGAGGTCACTTTACGGGGAAGTTCAAATGCACCTGTCTTTATATATAGATCTGATGGCATGCAGGTAGTACCGAAAGGAGAAGATATTACAATAGAAGTATGTGGAGACCGTGGTAGAGTTACACGTTTTGTTATAAATCATGTGACTGGACCAGAGGAACTTGGGTTAAGTCCTGAATACACATTGTCTGAGATTTTGGCAGCAGTAAAAGAAGGTATTAGGCTATTTTCAGAAGCAGATAGGTCGTAAAAGACTTTAGTTATTCTCATCTAGGAAATCTGCACCGTCTTCGTCTTTTGGTTCAGCTTTCTTTTTGATGTCTTTTTCTACCTCTTCTTCTATTTCTTGATCTTCAGTTTTTCTTTTTCCTTTTCGTACTGTGTCTTCACCAAACTCGGTGTCATTTGAAAGGAAATCAATACCATATAGTCTATAAAAAGAGACATAAAGAGCTTCAACTCCACATTGTGCCAGTGCCATAAAAAACCAAGTAACAGGTAAGAAGGCAAAGAGTAGGACATTCACGGTTCCGGTAATTTTGAAAACTATTAAATTAGAAAAAGCTCCAAGTATAAGTCCAAGACTTGTACCATATATAGATACTAAACTGTAGCGTGGATTTGCCACGTTCTCGAGTACCAAATGGCTTCCGCTCAAAGCGACTAAACTGTGTATTAGAGCTACGATAGAGAGAGCACCAAAGTCTAGTGCAAGGGAGAAAATATAAAAAGGTAAGCTCATAAAAAACATAACGGCATTGAAGATAAATACCTGATGCAAAATAGTTCCTCTCATAAAATATTTATCACGATCACAGAAGCTAATTAGCATAGATGCAAATAAATTTGCCATAAGAAGGCCACTGAAAATCATTATCAAGAATACAGCCAAGAATATTGGATTTATAGTTTGAGAGCCAACTTCTTCTACTACAAAAACGCTATTTAGCACACCGGAGCTAAGTGTGAAAATGATTAACAACATAAGCGTACCAAAAAGCCCGCCGGTAAATCCGGAAATAGCCCTAAGGACGAATTTCAATGGGTTTAAAGTGATTACTTCTAACATATTTTTAAATTAAATTTTATATATTATATGAGGTAGCATCTCCGCTCCTTATTCGCATCGGCACGCCGTGCGTGATTTTAGCAAATTACTTTTTAAACCACAATACTGCGAACAGTAGTGCGCCGATTGTAACAAAACTATCTGCCACATTGAAAACCGGCCAAAATCCGATATTTATGAAATCAACTACATACCCCATATTTATACGATCCATTAAGTTCCCGAGTCCACCACCAAATATCATTGCGAGAGCGATTACCGCAGTCTTTCTCCTTGTATCGGTTTTCTCTGTTTCAACTATGTTTTTGGAAAAATAAATTAGGCAAATCAAAAGTATAGTTGTTACAAGGATTTGTAGTGTATATGGGAATTTTATAGAAAATGCCACCCCTTCATTTAGAGAAATAGGTATTTTACCATAATTTTGAACAAGGACTTTTGATAACTGGTCTGCAAATGCGAACAATAGTCCGAATAAAAAAACTCGATTGATAACTTTAATTGTTTTCATTCCGGGATTTCGTTAAGATTCATTGGCTTTCGACAAAATAGTACGTTAACTTTGATTCATGCGCAAATCATATAGTTCTATCGATACGACACTTCTTTTTTTGGTACTGGGGCTACTTGCATTTGGTGTAATCATGATTGCAAGTATTGGAGTGCCAAAATCTATTCAGTTGTCAGCTCCGGGGATCATGTATCCGGACTGTGGCTCAGCAGAGGTTCAGTGTTATTTGGTTCTAAAAAATCATGTTATTCGTGTAATACTTGGTGTTCTTGGTATGTTTCTTGTGATGAAAATTCCGTATAGATTTTGGCAAAAAGTTTCTCTGCCAATATTTGCAGGATCAATTTTTTTGTTGATTGCCGTTTTTCTTTTTGGAGATGATAACAATACTTTTGCTCAATCTTGGATTAATTTACCAGGTATACCATTTTTAAATTCCGTGCAGCCATCGGAGATTGCAAAGTTTGGAATGGTCATTTATTTTGCGAGTTGGCTTCAAGGTAAACGTATGGAAATTGAAACATGGGAAGGTGGGTTTTTACCATTTTGTTTAGTTTCCGGCGCTTTTGTTTTGCCTGTGATGTTACAGCCGGATTTCGGTTCGACTTTAGTTCTGATTATGATTGCAGTAGGTATTTATTTTGTCGCAGGTGCAAATTTAAAACATTTGGCAACCGGTGCTTTGATAGCGCTGGTTGCAGGTATATTTATCGTTAATAGCGCGTCATATCTTCAACAACGTTTTACTGCATTTATTTCCCCCGATACTGAATGTCGTGAAGATTTTTGTTGGCAGACGGAGCAGGCGAAGATTGCAATTGGCTCCGGCGGATTTTTTGGTAAGGGGCTTACTCAGGGGATACAAAAATCTTACTGGCTCCCTCAAGCCACGGATGATTTTATATTTGCAGCATCAGCAGAAGAGCTTGGCTTTGTTCG
Proteins encoded in this window:
- a CDS encoding shikimate dehydrogenase produces the protein MEKIFGILAYPAWHSLSPVMHLEGFKELELPYGFDTFDVKPEELRDFMGALKRRESVELSSREFDLSKVEGFSVSMPHKEMIIPLLDGLDDAGHAVGAVSCVYMQDGKFIGTNLDYMGVKGSLQASDYASKQGLSGKKVIVIGAGGAAKAAVYGLLQLNMIPVLFNRTVDKALEIADQFSMQSVKLALQNKERSNNIKIDSYSIKELENGFEDVEIIINCTSLGLEGDEKIVPDSVFSHIKLSLDAVYSHEPTIFQAQSVAAGAENLTGLEWLLHQGYEAFKIWTGKDAPQDAMRAAVSN
- a CDS encoding mechanosensitive ion channel family protein, whose product is MLEALFTYFIPTAFAQAASARTTANETTSGLQEFVTTLVDRAPFWVAGIIVMVFSIIVAKLVKNLVTNKVAAKLDDDHQDVLVLVGRTTYVSVLTLGIMIGMKIAGFDLTALVAAVGFGLGFALQGIITNFIAGVLVLLSRHFTIGDYIEIEGTIGKIVEIQSRATVLQALDGTRIIIPNADLFSKKVVSFTSNPFRRLEIIVGVEYSTPLAKACQVCFASMLQIEGVLKEPTPSVLVDEFSNSSINLRLWFWVDSRSNWRHTRSEVARVLKMNFDKVGISIPFPIRTVYQPDVEKVEAERSQLMESNFGEFDKIHPNETVQVPIKEDGEEKIGSEFLDEHRM
- a CDS encoding putative peptidoglycan glycosyltransferase FtsW gives rise to the protein MRKSYSSIDTTLLFLVLGLLAFGVIMIASIGVPKSIQLSAPGIMYPDCGSAEVQCYLVLKNHVIRVILGVLGMFLVMKIPYRFWQKVSLPIFAGSIFLLIAVFLFGDDNNTFAQSWINLPGIPFLNSVQPSEIAKFGMVIYFASWLQGKRMEIETWEGGFLPFCLVSGAFVLPVMLQPDFGSTLVLIMIAVGIYFVAGANLKHLATGALIALVAGIFIVNSASYLQQRFTAFISPDTECREDFCWQTEQAKIAIGSGGFFGKGLTQGIQKSYWLPQATDDFIFAASAEELGFVRTLLVVMAYAWIAIRGYQIANHAPDRFSQLLAVGVTTWIAAQVFMNLAVNTSLMPVTGITLPFVSYGGSSMFTTLIGIGILLNISKYTQNHAYTLDRGRDRRTRRPSRYNYRRA
- a CDS encoding signal peptidase II, producing MKTIKVINRVFLFGLLFAFADQLSKVLVQNYGKIPISLNEGVAFSIKFPYTLQILVTTILLICLIYFSKNIVETEKTDTRRKTAVIALAMIFGGGLGNLMDRINMGYVVDFINIGFWPVFNVADSFVTIGALLFAVLWFKK